The following are encoded in a window of Microaerobacter geothermalis genomic DNA:
- the fliG gene encoding flagellar motor switch protein FliG encodes MARVTSPKELTNRQKAAILLISLGPEISAQIFKHLREEEIEQLTLEIANIRKVEYEQKDEVLHEFHQLYIAQEYIEQGGIAYAKEILEKALGQQKALEVINRLTAALQVRPFDFARKADPTQILNFIQNEHSQTIALVLSYLEPSQAATILSSLPQERQADVARRVALMDSTSPEVINEVERILEQKLSSTVTQDYTHAGGIESIVQILNGVDRSTERTILDALEIQDPELAEEIKKRMFVFEDIVTLDDRSIQRVIRDVENKDLQLALKVASEEVKEVVFKNMSKRMADTFKEEMEFMGPVRLRDVEEAQTRIVATIRRLEEAGEIIIARGGGDEIIV; translated from the coding sequence AAACACTTGCGTGAAGAGGAAATTGAGCAATTAACATTAGAGATTGCCAACATCAGAAAAGTGGAGTATGAGCAAAAAGATGAAGTTCTTCATGAATTTCATCAATTATACATCGCCCAGGAATATATTGAGCAGGGCGGCATCGCGTATGCCAAAGAAATTTTGGAAAAGGCATTGGGGCAGCAGAAAGCATTGGAGGTTATCAACAGATTGACCGCTGCCTTACAGGTTAGACCCTTTGATTTCGCGCGAAAAGCGGATCCAACTCAGATTCTTAATTTTATTCAAAACGAACACTCTCAAACCATTGCTTTGGTCCTTTCCTATTTGGAGCCCAGCCAGGCAGCTACGATTCTGTCTTCATTACCCCAGGAGAGGCAAGCGGATGTGGCTAGAAGGGTTGCTTTAATGGACAGTACTTCACCTGAAGTGATTAATGAAGTTGAACGGATATTGGAACAAAAGCTTTCCTCTACGGTTACACAGGACTATACCCATGCTGGGGGAATTGAATCCATCGTCCAAATATTGAATGGAGTTGACAGAAGCACAGAAAGGACCATATTAGATGCTTTGGAAATTCAAGATCCTGAGCTGGCGGAAGAAATTAAAAAGAGGATGTTCGTCTTTGAGGATATTGTTACCCTGGATGACCGCTCCATCCAAAGGGTTATCCGAGATGTGGAGAACAAGGATTTGCAATTGGCTTTAAAAGTAGCAAGCGAAGAAGTAAAAGAGGTTGTTTTCAAAAATATGTCGAAACGAATGGCAGACACGTTTAAAGAGGAAATGGAATTTATGGGGCCCGTTCGCTTGCGGGATGTTGAGGAAGCACAAACCCGTATTGTTGCTACGATAAGACGTTTGGAAGAAGCAGGAGAAATTATTATTGCAAGAGGGGGAGGGGACGAAATCATTGTCTAG